The genomic window AAATGAGAGTTTAACAATAAGATTTGTTTTACAAAATAATGAAAAAACGATGGAAGAAGAAGATATTACAACAACAATGAGCTCAATTTTAGATGTACTTAATAAAGAGTTATCAATTGGTTTAAGACAATAATCAAAAGGAAAAAAAGTGGAAAAATTCAGCATTAAAAAATTGACAAAAGCATTTGATGTAGAAATAGATTCAATTGCAAGTGATAAATCAATATCTCACAGATGTGCAATGTTTTCGCTTTTTTCAAACCAAACTTCATACATTAAAAACTATTTAACAGCTGAAGATACGTTAAATACTTTAAGTATCGTAGAACAATTAGGTGCAATTATTAAAAGAGATGGTTCAAGCGTTGAAATAACGCCAACACCAACTCTTACTGAGCCTTCTGATGTTCTTGATTGTGGAAACTCAGGAACAGCAATGAGACTATTTTGTGGGCTATTAGCTAGCGTTGATGGTGCATTTACACTAACAGGTGATAAGTATTTAAGAAATAGACCAATGAAAAGAGTTGCAGATCCACTAAGAAGTATCGGTGCACTAATAGATGGAAGAGAAAATGGAAATAAAGCACCTTTATTTATTAGAGGAGTAAAAGAGCTTCAACCATTTACTTACCATTCTCCTGTTGATTCAGCTCAAGTTAAATCTGCAATGATTTTAGCAGCTCTTAGAGCAAATGGAATTTCAAAATATAAAGAGAATGAATTAACAAGAGACCACACAGAAAGAATGTTAAAAGGAATGGGCGCAAAGCTTGAAAATGATTCAGATGGTTTCATAAATATTCATCCTCTAACTGAACATTTAAAACCTTTAAATATTACAGTTCCAACTGATCCTTCCTCTGCATTTTTCTTTGCACTTGCAGCTTCTATTACAAAAGGTGCAAGAGTTCTTATTAAAAATGTAACTTTAAATCCAACAAGAATTGAAGCTTATCAAGTTTTAAAAAGAATGGGTGTAATTGTAAACTTTATTGAAAAAGAGAATGTTTACGAGCCTATTGGTGATATTGAAGTAATTAATAATGAATTAAATGGTGTTGACGTTAGTGAAAATATATCATGGCTTATTGATGAGTTGCCAGCCTTATCAATTGCAATGAGTTTAGCAAATGGAAAATCAAAAGTTTCAAATGCAAAAGAGTTAAGAGTTAAAGAGAGTGATAGGATTTCAAGTGTTGTAAACAACTTAAAACTTTGTGGAGTAACTTATAAAGAATTTGAAGATGGATATGAAATAATTGGTGGATCTATACAAAAAGCTGTAATAAATTCTCACGGTGACCACAGAATTGCCATGAGTTTTGCAATAGCTGGACTTAATAGTGATATGGAAATTGAAGATGTTCAATGTATTGAAACATCTTTCCCAAATTTTAAAGAACTTCTAGACTCTTTATACTAAGAATAACTCGTTGTTCCCTTTATGGTTTGCTTCTTTAAAGATTGCTTTGCCAACTTGTTAAAAAAATGTCCCTTAAAATTGGGACAATTTTAAGGATAATTAATGAAAGTAAAATTAGCATCAAATTATGGTTTTTGTTTTGGTGTAAAAAGAGCAATTAAAATTGCAGAAGATTATAAAAACTCAGCAACAATGGGTCCACTTATTCATAACCAAGATGAAATAAATAGGCTACAAAATGATTTTAATGTAGGTTTATACAATAATTTAAGTGATGTAAAAGAGAATGATACGGTAATTATTAGAACACATGGTATTCCCAAAAATGAATTAAAAAATTTAAGAAAATTAAATGCAAAAGTTATTAATGCAACTTGCCCATTTGTTACAACTCCTCAACAAATAGTAAAAAAAATGTCTAATGAAGGATATTCTATACTTATTTTTGGAGATGCGGATCATCCAGAAGTAAAAGGTGTTCAATCTTATGGAGAAAATCAAGAAGACGTTCATATTATTTTAGAACCCTCAGATTTAGACAATATTGTATTTAGGCAAAATAAAATTGCAACCGTTGCTCAAACAACTAAAAAGAAAGAAAAATATCTTGAAATTGTTAATACTTTAATCTTAAAAAATAAAGAAGTTAGAGTTTTTAATACTATTTGCGATGCAACTTTTGAGAATCAAGATGCAGCTAGAGATCTTTCAAAAGAGGTTGATATTATGATTGTAATTGGTGGCAAAAACTCATCAAATACTAAACAATTACACTCAATTTGCTTAGAAAATTGTCCAGATTCTTACCTAATAGAAAATGAAACTGAACTTGAAAATATTTGGTTTAATAAAAAAGATTTATGTGGTGTAACAGCTGGTGCAAGCACTCCTGACTGGATAATACAACAAGTTATAGATAAAATAGAATCATTCAACTAAGAGTTTTTAAGTCAATTTTCTGTATAATCATCCCATTTAATAAAACTGGTAAATATGAAGGAATAAAATGGGTATCGAAGATATTGATTTAGGTGAAGACTTTGATTTTGAGCAAATGCTTAATGAGTCTTTTGAGAATGCAGAAAATAATTCTGTAGTTGATGGTGTAATTGTAGAAATTTCTAGTGAAAGAGTTCTAGTTGATGTTGGTCAAAAAATTGAGGGTCAATTAAATATTTCTGAAATTACAATTGGTGGTGAAGTTAAATACAAAGTTGGTGACACAATTCCTGTTATGTTAATGGGAAGCAGAGGTGAGAGACCAAGTATTTCACATAAAAAAGTTTTACAAAAAGAAAAATTTGACGCTTTTGTAAAACTTCATGGTGAAAATGTAGAAGACGTAACTATTGAAGGTAAAATCGTTTCTGTTAAACAAAGAGGTGGTTTTATAATCGAAGATACTGATGGTTGTGAATATTTCATGCCGATGGCACAATCTTACTTAAAAGCTATTGGAGCAGTTGGAAAAACTGTTAAAGCAAAAGTTATTAAAGTAAACAAAGCACAAAATTCAATTATTGTTTCAAGAAAAAAATTAATTGAAGAATCAAAAGCTGTAAAAGACAATAAAGTAACTGAAATTTTAGATAATAAAGAAGCAGTTATTGGAACAATCAAAAAAATTACTTCTTATGGAATGTTTGTTGATTTAGGTGGAATTGATGGTTTAGTAAACTACAATGAAATCTCATACAAAGGTCCTGTTAATCCTGCAAATTATTACAATGAAGGTGATGAAGTTTCAGTTGTTGTTTTATCTTATGACAAAACAAAACAACATTTATCATTATCTATCAAAGCTGCACTTTCTAATCCTTGGGAAGAGATCAAAGACGAATTAGAAGTTGGAGATACAATTACTGTAACTGTTTCTAATTTTGAATCTTATGGTGCATTTGTTGATTTAGGAAATGATATTGAAGGTTTACTACATATTTCAGAAATTTCATGGAATAAAAACTTAAAAAATCCAAAAGAACTTTTAACAATTGGTGAAGAAATCAATGTTGAAGTTATTGAATTAAATATTGAACAAAAAAGATTAAGAGTATCTTTAAAAAATCTTCAAGAAAAACCTTTTGCAAAATTCACTAATGACCATAAAGTTGGTGATGTAATTAAAGGTAAAATTGCCACATTAACTGACTTTGGTGCTTTTGTTAGCATTGGTGATGTTGATGGTTTATTACACAATGAAGAAGCTTCATGGGAACCTAATGCAAAATGTAAAACTCTTTACAAAAAAGGTGATGAAGTTGAAGTAAAAATTATCAAAATTGATAGAGAAAAAGAAAATATCTCATTATCAATTAAAGAAATTGCTGATTCTCCTGCAAAAAAATTCCAAGATGCTTATAAAATTGGTGATATTGTAAAAGGAACAGTAAAAGATGCTAAAGATTTTGGAATTTTCATCAAATTAGAAAATAACCTTGATGGTTTAATTAGAAATGAAGATTTTGGTCCATTAAAAGCCGATGAAGTAAAAAATGGTGATGAAATCGAAGCAGTTGTTGTAAATATTGATACTAAAAAAAATAGAGTTAGATTATCTGTTAGAAGATTAGAACAACAACAAGAAAGAGAAGTTTTAAAATCTGTAAATGATGATTCATCTATGACTTTAGGTGACATTATAAAAGATCAAATGAAATAATAGGATTTATTTAAATGACGAAACATACAATTGTAGTTTGTGATCATATACATGAAGCTGGTTTACAAATTCTTCAAAATACTGAAGATGTAAACTATGTATATGCAGCAGATGTAAATAAAACAGAACTATTAGATATCATCAAAGATGCTCATGTAGCAATTACAAGATCATCTACTGATGTTGATGAGAAATTTTTAAATGCAGCTACTAATTTAAAAGCAATTATTAGAGCTGGTGTTGGTTATGATAATGTTGATATGGAAGGTTGTAGTAAAAGAGGGATAATCGCAATGAATGTTCCAACTGCAAACACAATAGCAGCAGTTGAATTAACTATGACTCACATGCTATCTTGTATGAGAAAATTTCCATACGCTCATAATCAATTAAAAAATGATAGAGTATGGAAAAGAGAAGATTGGTATGGAAATGAACTTTATGGTAAAAAACTTGGAGTTATAGGTTTTGGTAATATTGGTCATAGAGTTGCACTTAGAGCTAAATCATTTGAAATGGATGTAATGACTTACGATCCATATATTCCTTCAACTAAAGCAACTGATTTAGGTATTAAGTATACAACTAATTTCGAAGATATCTTATCTTGTGACATTATTACAATTCATACGCCAAAAAATAAAGAAACTATCAATATGATAGGTTTCGAAGAAATTGCAAGAATGAAAGATGGTGTAGTTTTAATTAACTGCGCAAGAGGTGGATTATATAATGAAGATGCATTGTATGAAAACCTAAAATCTGGAAAAATTGCAATGGCTGGTATTGATGTATTTATCAAAGAACCTGCAACTAGTCATCCTTTATTAGATTTACCAAATGTAACTGTAACTGCTCACTTAGGAGCAAATACAAAAGAATCACAAAGAGAAATCTCTGTTCAAGCGGCAAATAATGCAATTGAATCAGCACGTGGAATTGCTTATCCTAATGCTCTGAATTTACCAATTGATGAGAGTAAAATCCCACCATTTGTAAAACCATATATTGAATTAACTCAAAAAATGGCTTTTTTAGTAGCACAAATAAGTAAAAGTGAAATTAGATCTATTAATATTTCAGCTGAGGGTAAAATTTCTGAATATTTAGATTCTTTACAAACATTTGCAACGGTTGGAGTGTTAGCTGTTAGTTCAGGAAGTGAAGTAAACTATGTTAATGCTAATTTTATTGCAAAAGAAAAAGGAATTGAACTTACAACTTCTGAATACTCAAATAATAGTGGCTACCAAAATAAGGTAACTATTAAACTAACAACTTCTACAGGTGTTAAAACAATATCTGGAACTGTATTCAATGATGATGTACAAAGAATTGTTGAAATTAGCGGTTTTTCTTTAGATATTGAGCCAAAAGGTAAAATGATTATTATGAGAAACAGTGATGTACCAGGTGTAATTGGTGAAGTTGGAAGAATTTTAGGTGATAATAAAATTAATATTGCTGACTTTAGGTTATCAAGAGGGAAAGATGGCGCGTTAGCTGTAATTCTAATTGATGAAAAACCAAGTTCAGATATATTAAAAAAACTAGATAATTTAGAAGCTGCAATTGCAGTTGCTTATGCAGAAATTTAAGGAGAAAATATGGCAATTGGTATGAGTGAATTAAAAAAGGGATTAAAAATTGAAGTAGATGGTGTTCCTTACAAAATTACAGAGTATCAACATGTAAAACCTGGAAAAGGTGCAGCATTTGTTAGATGTAAAATTAAATCATTTTTAAATGGAAAAGTTATTGAAAAAACATTCCATGCTGGTGATAAATGTGAAGTTCCAGATTTACAACAAAAACAGATGCAATTTTTATATGATGATGGTGAATTATTACAATTTATGGATAACACAACTTATGAACAAGAGGGGTTAACTTACGATCAAGTTGGTGAAGCTTTTGATTGGATTATAGATGGTATGTCTTGTGACATGAT from Arcobacter venerupis includes these protein-coding regions:
- a CDS encoding 4-hydroxy-3-methylbut-2-enyl diphosphate reductase; translation: MKVKLASNYGFCFGVKRAIKIAEDYKNSATMGPLIHNQDEINRLQNDFNVGLYNNLSDVKENDTVIIRTHGIPKNELKNLRKLNAKVINATCPFVTTPQQIVKKMSNEGYSILIFGDADHPEVKGVQSYGENQEDVHIILEPSDLDNIVFRQNKIATVAQTTKKKEKYLEIVNTLILKNKEVRVFNTICDATFENQDAARDLSKEVDIMIVIGGKNSSNTKQLHSICLENCPDSYLIENETELENIWFNKKDLCGVTAGASTPDWIIQQVIDKIESFN
- a CDS encoding 30S ribosomal protein S1; this translates as MGIEDIDLGEDFDFEQMLNESFENAENNSVVDGVIVEISSERVLVDVGQKIEGQLNISEITIGGEVKYKVGDTIPVMLMGSRGERPSISHKKVLQKEKFDAFVKLHGENVEDVTIEGKIVSVKQRGGFIIEDTDGCEYFMPMAQSYLKAIGAVGKTVKAKVIKVNKAQNSIIVSRKKLIEESKAVKDNKVTEILDNKEAVIGTIKKITSYGMFVDLGGIDGLVNYNEISYKGPVNPANYYNEGDEVSVVVLSYDKTKQHLSLSIKAALSNPWEEIKDELEVGDTITVTVSNFESYGAFVDLGNDIEGLLHISEISWNKNLKNPKELLTIGEEINVEVIELNIEQKRLRVSLKNLQEKPFAKFTNDHKVGDVIKGKIATLTDFGAFVSIGDVDGLLHNEEASWEPNAKCKTLYKKGDEVEVKIIKIDREKENISLSIKEIADSPAKKFQDAYKIGDIVKGTVKDAKDFGIFIKLENNLDGLIRNEDFGPLKADEVKNGDEIEAVVVNIDTKKNRVRLSVRRLEQQQEREVLKSVNDDSSMTLGDIIKDQMK
- the efp gene encoding elongation factor P, giving the protein MAIGMSELKKGLKIEVDGVPYKITEYQHVKPGKGAAFVRCKIKSFLNGKVIEKTFHAGDKCEVPDLQQKQMQFLYDDGELLQFMDNTTYEQEGLTYDQVGEAFDWIIDGMSCDMMYYNGKAITVEPPMVVELKIVETPPNFKGDSQGGRKPATLESGAVVQIPFHILEGDIIKCDTRTGEYLEKVK
- the serA gene encoding phosphoglycerate dehydrogenase — its product is MTKHTIVVCDHIHEAGLQILQNTEDVNYVYAADVNKTELLDIIKDAHVAITRSSTDVDEKFLNAATNLKAIIRAGVGYDNVDMEGCSKRGIIAMNVPTANTIAAVELTMTHMLSCMRKFPYAHNQLKNDRVWKREDWYGNELYGKKLGVIGFGNIGHRVALRAKSFEMDVMTYDPYIPSTKATDLGIKYTTNFEDILSCDIITIHTPKNKETINMIGFEEIARMKDGVVLINCARGGLYNEDALYENLKSGKIAMAGIDVFIKEPATSHPLLDLPNVTVTAHLGANTKESQREISVQAANNAIESARGIAYPNALNLPIDESKIPPFVKPYIELTQKMAFLVAQISKSEIRSINISAEGKISEYLDSLQTFATVGVLAVSSGSEVNYVNANFIAKEKGIELTTSEYSNNSGYQNKVTIKLTTSTGVKTISGTVFNDDVQRIVEISGFSLDIEPKGKMIIMRNSDVPGVIGEVGRILGDNKINIADFRLSRGKDGALAVILIDEKPSSDILKKLDNLEAAIAVAYAEI
- the aroA gene encoding 3-phosphoshikimate 1-carboxyvinyltransferase, whose protein sequence is MEKFSIKKLTKAFDVEIDSIASDKSISHRCAMFSLFSNQTSYIKNYLTAEDTLNTLSIVEQLGAIIKRDGSSVEITPTPTLTEPSDVLDCGNSGTAMRLFCGLLASVDGAFTLTGDKYLRNRPMKRVADPLRSIGALIDGRENGNKAPLFIRGVKELQPFTYHSPVDSAQVKSAMILAALRANGISKYKENELTRDHTERMLKGMGAKLENDSDGFINIHPLTEHLKPLNITVPTDPSSAFFFALAASITKGARVLIKNVTLNPTRIEAYQVLKRMGVIVNFIEKENVYEPIGDIEVINNELNGVDVSENISWLIDELPALSIAMSLANGKSKVSNAKELRVKESDRISSVVNNLKLCGVTYKEFEDGYEIIGGSIQKAVINSHGDHRIAMSFAIAGLNSDMEIEDVQCIETSFPNFKELLDSLY